The genomic window tcttttatatctcaaaagagattaactcaagatacaacctaatctggaagattgagtcctgcttaattaacataactgcctctaatccttcctcattaacattataggggtaggatttacaacacagaggaaaatatacatcagatgacaaagtggaagacaatcgcacaatactaggaatcgtggcctggccaagttgacacacattttggggggacacaattcaatccataacagccaccTGTCTACAAAGACTGGAAAATGTAGTCATTATTCTGGGACTACCTCTTACTTTTCAAAAGAGAaccctctctttctcttccattgAATGCTATAACATGGCACAGGCAAGTCTCAGGCAGATGGAGGGACATTGCCTCCCCAATCAAGAGCACAATGCTCCCAGTTTTTTGGGGCAAGGTCCACCACATTGTTCTTTCTAAAGTAAGCCATGATTGCCTGGCTACAGACCTCACTGAGTAAGACAGTTCAGGGCCTTCAATTTGCTCCTTTCTCTGCATGTAAAGAAAGATCAGCCTCTAAATAAAGATACACAGAAACCAAAATGAAATAAGGACTTCCCAGCTTTGCAAGACTGTCTTTACCTGGTCAGCATCTTCTAATGggtggtttgttttttccttgagTCTAACAAAAGACCTACCTTAAGAATTTCCTTTTTGGTGCTTGATCATTCTTGCTGTAGTCACCCACTGTGTGGCAATGCTCAGCCCCAGGTGCGGGACTCTATAAGAACAGCGTGCATCTCACGCTCTGAGCTCATCGCATGGTCAACACTATAGTCCACAAGTTTTCTAAGCCAAAAATCAGGACATATGGTCTTGTGGTAGAATTGAACTCAGAAGGACAACAAAACATAATTTCAAAGTCATACTGAACAAGGAAATATGAGCGATGATCACCGTAGTCATGGAAACCCTTGTGAAGGCATGTTGACCCACACTCCCAGCCTGCTCAAAGagcaaggcatgaaggcaattTCTCTTACTATTTTCAGAAATACTTTACAGCTACTTAAAATCTAATCCAGGGGCAGCTAGCAGCTTCTGTCTCTAAAAATGCGTAAGAAACAAGAATAGTTATTCGCCTCTTCTATGGCTAGGTCATGTCTTTCAAGCCCATTGTAAGCCCTGTGGCCATGGGGGGTTTACTTTATGCATTTGGTCGTCTTCCTCAGCAGCAAGCACCAGACCCTGCATGTGAGGGTCACACCACAGGCGGGAGGAAGCAGTGTCCGCGGGTGCCACTTATAAACAAGAattagaagaaggaaaaaagaatgatAGTCAGTCATGGCTGGAAAGGGATGTAAGAGTAAGGAAGGTGGAAAgtgaaggagagaaggaggagcCGTCCTTACATGGTAGGTGCCACCAGCAATTGCCCAGGCATTGTCAGCAGCATTAGGGTTTTAGCACATCTGCCTCTACCCATCGAGAATTCACTGAACGTGTtgctttattttataatttaaaaaatgatgtctTTTCCTTGTAAATGACAAGAGGGTAGAAGAGAGTGCATGACTTTCTAGAGAAAGGACTAGGGTGATAAATCATTTATTTAACCTTGACCAGAAAGGCAGGTTGAGCTTTTAGAAAGGATTATAATTGTTTATTGCCATTTTTTCATGCCCTAATTTGACTACATCATAGAGAAAAAAGGACCTTAGTAACCTTTTACAAAGTTTCAGTTGAGAAGGGGGAAAGTTAACGTATTTATCCTGGATGCAATTTACTATCCTTTTAAGAAAATACATATGCTTATCCCTACGCTGAAAAAGCCCACTGAAATTTTTAGTAAAAATCACACTATGCTTATTTACAGAAATTATCATCCATTACATCATATAACGTAATTCATTATTAATGGCCTTGAAAAGGCTCTTCATTTGCTCTGCTTGTCCACAGGTAATATCCTCTTATATGAAATGCTGTTCACATATTAAAGATAATTAAATACTGAATACATGATTAAAATAATCCTGTACATTTTGAAGTAAATATGTATAATTCATGTTTTCAGCTCTTGTCAGTttcacattttgtttagcagaaAAAATCTACACAAGACCCAGCTGCTTCAGAAGGAACGTTTGAAGCattatattattttgtgtattgAGAGTCTATTATGTATAATCATAAGACATTACGTGACCAAAATCCTACTGGATtgccatttttgtttttgttttttattcataaTTGAAAGGACCTGTTTTATAGAGAGAGATGTTTTCATACAATGGATTTTTCCATCTAAATTAGCTTGCTAACACCGTTTTGcttaaaaacataaatttaacCCTGTTAAGGATTCTCTGAGtatctctggatggtgcaaatagttaagtactcagttattagcccaaaggttggtggttcgtcacagccttggaaaccctatggagcacagttctattctgacacaaatggggtcaccatgagtcagaatcaacttgacaacaactaacagcaacaataagaagtccctgggtggtccgaACACacacagctactaactgaaaagttgaaggttccagctcacccagaggtgccttgaaagaaagacctggcaatctgcttccataaaataaGCCACTGAGAGCCCTGTGGAGTTTTCCCgttttcagttctactctgagaacATGAGAACggtctttcagaagtaaatcaccacgcctttctcctGATGTGCTTCCtgctggactcaaactgccaacctttcagttagtagccaagctctttaaaAATCAGCCCAGCCATCAAGGAACTTGAGCTAGAAGAGAGAGCCAGAAGCAAACAACTCCTGTACATGCAGGTGGAGGCTGCATTAGATGCCATGGAGGACAGGAAGGGAACTAATTCTGTCTGTCAGGTGTCTGGCAAAGTCTTCTCAGAGGAACTGACCCCGTTGTCTTTCAGATTAACATATAGTTAAGAATAAAACCAGAGAAGCAAGGGAAAGATGCACCCAGTTATTGGAATCACGGGGAAAGGATGCTTACtctttcaaataattttaaaacaatttagtATTTTAATTGTTTTCCAAGTTTAATAGCTTTTACACCTATCATCTTCCCATCTAAGCTTTGGAGTCAGCTTTCCAACCTCACAGAGGTGAGAGCTTTCCAGACAATGCCAGACAACAAATACAGTAGCAGACAGCAGCCCTAAAAGAGAACCCTATCTATTTACCCAGTGAAGTGTTAACCATGTCCCCTCTTGTTCttcaccccccccccccgtcATCCCCAGGTCTTTGCTGGAGAGGGGTCTGGAACCTGACCACGGGCGTCGATGACCCTGGCGGTTGCTGCCCATCAGCAATGAAAGGGTTATCCGGCAGCCGCAGCCATCACCACGGTGTCACCTGTGATTCCGCCTGTGACTCACTCTCGCACCACTCGGACCGCAAGCCATACCTGCTGAGCCCAGTGGACCACCACCCGGCCGACCACCCCTACTACACGCAGCGCAACTCTTTCCAGGCCGAGTGCGTGGGCCCCTTCAGCGACCCGCTGGCCAGCAGCACCTTCCCGCGGCGACACTACACGTCGCAGCAGGAGCTAAAGGACGAGTGTGCCCTGGTGCCCCGCAACCTGGCCACCAAAGCCAACCGCATTCCTCCCAACCTCCTGGATCAGTTTGAAAGGCAGCTGCCCCTCAACCGGGATGGCTACCACACGCTGCAGTACAAGCGCACTGCCGTGGAGCACCGCAGCGACAGCCCTGGCCGCATCCGGCATCTGGTCCACTCGGTCCAGAAGCTCTTCACCAAGTCGCATTCTCTGGAGGGGCCGTCCAAGGGCAGCGTCAACGGGGGCAAAGCCAGCCCCGACAACACGCAGACCATGAGATACAGCAAGCGCAGCAAGAGCAAGGAGCGGCGTGCCGAGCCCAAAGCGCGATCCAACGCCTCCCCAGCGTGGTGGAGCTCGGATGACAACCTGGATGGTGACATGTGCATCTACCACACCCCCTCGGGCGTGATGACCATGGGCAGGTGCCCTGACCGCTCTGCTTCCCAGTACTTCGTGGAGGCCTACAACACCATCAGCGAGCAGGCGGTGAAGGCCTCCCGGGGCAACAATGATGTCAAGTGCTCCACCTGTGCCAACCTGCCGGTCAACCTGGATGCCCCGCTCCTGAAGAAGAGTGCCTGGTCCTCCACTCTGACCGTGAGCCGAGCCCGGGAGGTTTACCAGAAAGCCTCAGTTAACGTGGACCAGGCCCTGGTGAAGGCAGAGTCCTGTCAACAAGAACGTTCCTGCCAGTACCTTCAGGTAGTGTTGTGTGGCATGATGCATGTTTAGAAATTGTTTCTGCTGTAATTGTGTGGTATTTTCTCCTGGGTTCTGGTCTTGGCTCTAGTGTGAACTGTGTGTGTGAACCTGAGCAAATGATTTAGCATTTCTATGAATAAGTGCTCCTGTCAGAAAAATGCAAGAAAGCAAGCGGTTTCCAACACCATCCGGTCATCTGGAGATACTAGATATAAAAGAGCTTTCAAAAGCCTTAAGGCCTACATAAAGGCAAGGAGTTCTTAATGTTTCatgttcctctttttttctgagggATCACGATAGGGAGGAGAGGAAAGAGGAGTCTACCTAGAATTTTAACATAAATCCACCTTTTCATAAAAGTTAACAATTTGGAAAGAATGCAGGAAATAAAGATAATGGCCTTAGCCCTGAGGAGGTGGAGATCAAGCTAGTTTGGGGACTTGACAAGCACAGCTACGGAGACCCAGGACcacagagaggagaaggaaaggaagagggaAGCATGAATGCAGTAAAATACAATTAGTGTCAACATGTAAACCCACACACAGACCCAGCCTCTGGGCATGTTCTCCACCTGCCCTCTAATTCACTTAAGCCAGATTTCACCTGTATAAAAATATAAAGTGGGAGGCTTTATCTGCCCTAGCTCCTCCCTCTAATATTCTCATTTTCCCCAACTCAACTCTCTGTAAAAATGACcctaatatttttccttttcagagtctcttttcccTCTGTTCTCCCCTGCTAtccctagtttaaaaaaaaaaaaaatgtttttactgGACTACGAAAGTATGATGCAATCTTTTCCCACTCATCTTAAGAAGAAATGCAAGAAGTAATTCTTTCACTGAAAAGTTCAACTCTCTCCCTTTGAAACTCCTCTTGACAAAGCTGGCTCCCTTACAAGTGCTACCACAAAGTCTTGAGAAGACGCTGGGTCGGGGGTCAGGGGGCAAGTGCCAGGTCCCCCCCTGCTAGAGTTCAGAAGAAGCCACCACCGTGTATAGTGTCTAAAAGCAACACACAGTTAAGGGGCATTTCCCACTGAAGGTGGCGTTGCCTGCTTTACTATACGGTTGTGTGTTAATTACATCATCAAGAACAACTGACAGAATGTTGGAGCTAGAGGGATCATCTAATCCAACCTCCccatttagcaaataaaaaactGGACTCCAAGAAAGGTCAAAGACTGAATGGATTACACTGGTATAGTGTGTGGCAGAGCAGAAGGAACTAGAACCCAGGCCTCTGACCTGTTAGCAATGACTCTGAGGAGGGTGATTACTGAAGGCTTCAGAAATTCTTAGACCACAAATTTGGTCCAACACtgaaagtattttcataagtaaAGTACTTTCATAAGTTAAGCAATAGAAAGAAGCTGTCGAATAAGACATATTTTATCTGTGGAGGGTCTATGATTAGGGACAAAAAcaaggcaaaacaaaaaaaaatttaattatacTTTAGTAAATTATGGTGAGATTAGATAAAAACTATTAGATTAAAGAAGAATGTTAGGATGTAGGAGCATGGATCTAGGACCAGCTTTTGTTAATAACAAAATGCTTTCATTTTGCTCACTTAATGTTCTTCCTACTTTAAATTCATTTTCCTGCcctctttatggaaaccctggtggcatagtggttaagagctgcggctgctaaccaaaagattggcagtttgaatccaccaagcactccttggaaaccctatggggcagctctactctgacctgtggggttgttatgactcaacagcaatgggtttggttctggtttttggTCCTCTTTATACCTTTTTGGAGTGAAAACCTCAAGTAGTGCTGAAAAGTGGAAAATCAGAAAAGAAGGAAACTAATATTAACTGAAAACCTAATATGGACCAAACACTGTAACGAACATTTTcacatttatttcttttaatcctCATGATAATCCCCAGAGCTAGGTATAATAAAACTCTGTTTTAtaggagaggaaactgaggcttggaataTCTAGTGATTTAAAGCCTTGTGGCCAGCACACTGTAGAGGCGATTTAGACCCAGATCTGTCAAAGTGAAGCTCTTGCCCAAGCGCCCCACACAGCCTGGGGTCAGGCTCTTGCCCGTGGGCCTCGCACAGCCTAGGGCCAAAGGCATGAAGAAGTGGTAAACAAGGAGAAGAAATCTTTAAAATAAACATATTATTAAATTTCTTcagtaaaatgagaatgaaatctTGAAGATTTAAGAATGGATTTGATATCATAGTATTATTAGATCTTATACAGATTGGGAATttctattttcaaattatttgccTTCTTTTAAGCCAGTTTTTGTAATAAAACATTCGAGGCTTGcagaaagggagaaaggaaaataaaaccaaCACTCACTTATACATCTCCCAGCTAGGGAGATGGAACATTGATTAGAATGAGGCACACCTGGGCCTTGCTCAATCccatttcctccctccctccccagagtCATAGCTAATCTGACTTTGTTCCCCAAAGCCTTTTGTTTTTGATCCTGAAATCATTGATAGAGTGAAAGAAATTTAGTATTTTCTATACTACCTTGGGCAATAATCAACCCTGAACCATGCTGGTTGAGTCCTTTAATCAGAAACTAGGCTCAGAGTCCTCGCCTTATTTAACAGACAAACACCAGCATTGATTGAGCTCCTATTCGGTGTAAGGCTTTCAAACTGAGGGAAAAAATTGTACTATTTTCTATTTTGAGTGTGGTGGCCTAGTGTGTTAGCATATAAACTGAATGTAGAACAGTGTGCTCTTTCCAACCAGGGGACTAGGGTTAAGGGGTTTCTATGAAGAGAGCAGGACTGCTGTGTGTCCACAAGGGAGGAAGGAGAATGGGCATCCTCCTGAGAGCGGCAGATCTGCTCTTCAGCTGTCTCCTTGCTTTACAGGAAGGGGCACGAGACTCTGCCATCCCATATATGCTCTTCTCAGGAAGAGAGAGAGCCAGCCTCTGGCAGCCCCTCTGTGAAAGTTCATTTATAAGCTCATTCTTGGGAACAAATTTGGGAAAACAgagtctttgtttgtttgtttttcatttgtattGCCTTGATTACTGACAAATATTGAAACTGAATTAGCAAATATGTTTGACTTCAACATCATAAGTTTCAGTGGATAAAGCACTTAACGTTTATTAAGAGAATCTGGGCTCTAATTGCTGTTTGCCATTAACTGGTGATACAGCTCGGAACCAGCATGTCAGCTCTCTGGACATCCTTCCTCTGCTGTAAAATGAAGCGCCTTGTCTAGAAGGCCTAAGTTCTCGGCTGAAATTTTTAAACTTAAAAGTTACACCTGAAGAGTACTAATTAGAGCAATCTTCAAGAGCTGTAAGGCCTGAAATTCACTTAATAAATGCCTACCAAAATTAGgtgattttcaaatgttatctaatttgctctttaaaactctatggggtatttTATAGCTGAAGAAAGTGAAATTTAGTAAATTAGGTTAAGTCATTTGCTCAAAGACACATAGCTAGTATGTGGCCACATGGAGATCAAAACAGATTTGCCGCCAATCAAAGCCTGTATTTTTCCATCCACGGCTCCCAATCCTGACCCCTCCAAACACTAAGCAGGTGGGAGAAGCAGTGTATATCAAATACCTGTTATGTGCCGGAAACTATATCTCAGTGAATACCCAGAACAACTTTCTAAGCTAAATAGTGGcagtgcaatggattgcttttatatggccttgcTTGCAAGGTCTATAGCTCCCGCCAAATGATTGGGTAGaattatgcaaatgaggtgcttgcaGCCCATGTAGGGGATTAGATGGCTTACTAATACTATAATTAAGGTGTGTGGCACACTTGTGGGACgggaaccatgcaaataaggtatatggaaccctaaagaggggattggtcagttttaccatcacTCTAGGCTTAAAAGAAGAGCTGTAACAtggcagactgcaagagatggtGGGGCAGAAGTAGCGAGAACGAGAAGCAGTGGCAACAGAAAcagaagaaccaggagactggcaggagattgggtgatgggcttcctggcccacagagtgagagagctgagtgccttcaggccaaggcttcctggcagagtagtgtgctctgggcacttactggcagagctaaagagctttgtaacatttgcctgagcagggcagaggctgggctaaGAGGCCAAGGGCCGGAGAGGAGTCGGCCTGTGAGCACGGCCGAGGAGAGGCTGTCatgatggaagagctgtatcctgggtatttcctgatcctgaattgtaacctgttacttccctaataaatcccataactgtgagtatggtctgtgagttctgtgtggccgttgcaacgCATTATTgtacccagcagagaagtggagagtgccaTGGAAGGGAAGGATGGTGTGAgagttggtaaaaaggttggaggggaGGTATGTCTGAGCTCcgcctcatagaaatcagccttgggttgttgatCCTGATTCTCCTCCTCTCCTgtgaagttggaggaggtcagacgcctccgccacaccatttttacgGTAATACTATggactcccattttacagatgaagaaactgaggcacaaaggatTAAATCATTTGCCCAGGATCACATAGATAGTACGTGGGAGAGCTAAGACTTGGCCCTGGACCTGTCTGACTCCACTATAATATGCTACAGAAATAGAGATAAATGtactttttttcatttcattgtttCATTCTATAgggaatgtgtgtgtgcatttgcacTCATATGTGCTCGTGTGGTTAGCAGTGCTTGGCTATGAAATGTGACCCTCCTTGGACTAGCAATGAAATGACTAAAGATGTCCCTAATTTGGTTCAAGACTGAACAAAGGTTAAATTAATACTCACCAGAAGTAGGGTCTAAATACTAGCAAATTAGAATTTCTGAATTATCTCTCTTTGTAGAATTATCACTTCAAATTAATTTAATTGCAGTCTTTGACATGATTATATAGATAAGGAGAGATATATAGGCATTTGGCTTCTGCCAATATTTATTTAGGAATCCAATACTGTAGCTTAAAATCACAGCAAGTTCTAGTTAGTACAACCAGTGACATGTGCTCACTCCCAAGCTATTTGTacttaatgaaaaataaaaggctCCCTTTTTTCcaatattgttatttttaaatgtcaaGAATCAGATGTCTGCTGTTTAGAACTGTTGTACCGCTGCCAGTGACTGTCTGTATCAGGGTTTGGAGCAGGGACATGGATTCGAAGACATTAAAACTGTTTAATTCTCAGTTGAGATGTGGTTGGCTTTTATACGTTTGGAATAAAGCATTTATGGCACATCTCAGGGTAAGTGCTAATagttaagtaaataaaaataagaagggGTTCAAGAGAGTAAAGGGTggttttgttgttttgattttgcTTTGAAAAAGCTGGATTCTTGGTTCTGTCCATGCCTCTTTATGTAAACCTTCTTGTGTTTAACGACAAGTGTATAAAGCCATTCAGAGGAGCAAGATTTTAGATTTCCAACTGTTAGTCTAAAAAGATTCCTTCCAACCATGGATTTTGCATTCACCCAGCAAGCAGCAGAAACAGGCAAAGGGAAACAAAACGCTCTCCGGTagaagtagagagagagagaagcagagagagagagcaaaaccGAGTCGGAGAAAGAAAGCTCTCTCAGATATGAAATTTTAGGAGATCAAAATGATCGACCTTTTTAAGGCTGAGTGGGTTTCTTCAGTTTGTGTGCAAGTTTCAAGAAATGGAAGGACTGATCAGGTTTGGGTACAATTCTTTTTTAGTTTGTATTTGGTGATGGTGTGTTATTGgtttggagtgttttttttttctggtggggGCTAtagtttttgttattttatttcttgtCTTAAATAACGGCTAGTAAGACTGAAGTAGCTAACAAACTAATGTATGCAGATGGTAAAAAAAGAGGTTGAAACATCAGATCCCTATAAATGTGTCTCAACAGGGGCTGTATAAAATTTTAATTGACACAGGTGATCTCATGAAGTGCTGCTAGAGATCGTTATGTgtgctggtgattgaaatgtgctCGGTCGTTTTCCGGGACGAGAGTCTTAGATGCTCACTGTTCTTTAGCTAATTTAAAATTTCTGGGTTGTTGTTTTGTTGGTTGGTTAAATAAGACCACGAAAGATCACTGAAGAATCATTCATAGCACTCTTGAAcccaggttttttggttttttggtttttttttcagtgtaagtacaactatttttcaaaattctgttacagattatttctattttttggcCAGTCGGGTTTTTCTTACCCTGACTGAGTTTTTTCCTTCCCCTTGTTTCAGAACAAtttaaattatactgattcagTTAAAACTACTTTATGTGAAATTCATGACAGTGTTGAACAATTTTACTAATGACTTTACTGTGCTGTTTCCTGGATGCCTTTTTTAAAAACCTCATCAACCACATTAAGAATAAAGAGATTGATCAATTAATTTAAATTGCCTTGATAGCCTAGCAAGTGAATGTCAGGAAGCTCAAATATATTTCGTATGTGGCTTTTTATAACCTTCTCCTTACTTTTCCCTGACCTTGGTAGAGATGCCCCCTTCGCTGATATAAAGAGGAGGTTACTCCTGTCCATCTTTAACTTTGAACGTGGAGACAGTGATCAGGGGCAGAATCCTGGTAACTCCTTCTCTCTGATTCTCTGTAATTTTCAGTATTGCCCATATCCAATTAATGGGAGGAAAAAAGGACAATTGTCAAAACACTGTGGGAAAATAAGGATCCAGAAAAACTCAGTCACagtaaagaaaagatcaaaagtcAATAGAAAAGCCTTCTTGGAAGTTGTTAAAGAAACGTTATTCTTCTTGGTCTGCAATTTCATTATTCTAAAGATATTTTTAATAACATCAAAAGTGCCTGGTTAACCAGAGTCAGAGGTTTCTGCATGTAACACATGCTTTCTGATCCCGCAGAGTTCACATTTAATTGAAGGTAAAACACTGATTAGCAAAGCGTCAAAGAGAAAGACTGGCCTTGGATCTCAAAGTGGCCAGTGGACttatttttcctttccaattcCCCTTAGAGGACAGTTTGCTTGATTATAAACTAAAAGCAGTAACCCAAGGTAAGCATTCTCCATTCTGTAAGAGAGAGATGCACCCATAATCTCTGGTCCGTTTGAGATCATGCCTTTCCACAACTTTACACAACAGTGACTTGTGAATGGTAGGACACAGTGGTCTTCTGTTTGATGTTTTATAGGGGCCACTAAAAAATACATGTAATATTGCCAAGCTGACTTTGATTGGGTAATTAGATTAAGGCCTTCAACCTTTTTGGTTTTAGGTTGAAAGGCTACAACCTCTTAATGGATTATTATGAACTGTGAGTTCAAGGGCAGAAATCTTTTGCTTAAGTTTAGCATAATTTTTCCCATCTGGAAGAGAATGTATTGCTAGGATCCATGGCGTTAGATTTTTTTACTCACCTGAAATTTTGTGTCTGTAACTTTTCCCTTTGGATAAAAATAAGGTACACATGTAACTTGGCTTCTAAGGCTCCTTTATCTGCTTCCCAAGACCATCTTCTCTCCTCTTCTGCCCGCGCCCTCTGTCCCTGGTAACTGCCGTTTGGAACACAGTCTGGCAcaaggaggatttttttttttttttaccttgttttGGGGAATATATGTTTAAGTGTTTTCCTAAATTCTTAGACTGAAACCACGTTTTGCAATACAGGagtgcttcagttttcttcaaTGAATGATTTATTCTCCTCCAACCCAATCTTTTCTGTTTGTAGCCAAAAAGTAGTgataaaaatataataacaatTAATCAATTACACTTACACCATTGACAGAGGTAAAGGAGGGAATGTGGTACAGAAAAAGGTGCATCAGCCACGCCTGCTACTTGTGACCAATTCCTTACTTCTCCTATGTGTTCATGCTTTTATTTCTTCGAGAACGCTCACATGACCAAGAAAAGACCATTCTGAGTCTCTGGTCTTTTAAATGTAGGAATATATAGACTGTCTTTAAGaattattgttattttcttttgctgGAAGTTTAGCAATTCGCCTGTCTCATTTCTAAAAGACTTCTAATTATATTTGCAAAATGAGTTTTCTAGATAGGTCGGTTTTCTTCTTTCATGTACATTTGGTCACTCTTCTCTCCCAATTGAATTTCTACTCATTGTTTACTCAGATTTAGGAAACTTCGTATGAATTTTCAGGCATACGATACAGCAGGCATGTCCTTAAAGCCGATCACGTGGAGTCTAGCTTTGCGgtatgtggtatgtgtgtgtcCAGGGCCATGTATGTACACTACAGCTGCATGTGTGTTCCTACACGCGTACCTCTAAGATATGTTCTTGTACTTATGCTCTAGTTTTTATAGATCACACTTAGAAAACTCATCACCTTGCTTTTACAATGATTATATTGAGCCTCATCTCGGACCATCAGTGTAGACTAGTTAGGATGTCCTGTGTCCCTGGTGTGAGGGTAAAGCATGT from Loxodonta africana isolate mLoxAfr1 chromosome 11, mLoxAfr1.hap2, whole genome shotgun sequence includes these protein-coding regions:
- the LOC135232869 gene encoding disks large-associated protein 1-like, producing MKGLSGSRSHHHGVTCDSACDSLSHHSDRKPYLLSPVDHHPADHPYYTQRNSFQAECVGPFSDPLASSTFPRRHYTSQQELKDECALVPRNLATKANRIPPNLLDQFERQLPLNRDGYHTLQYKRTAVEHRSDSPGRIRHLVHSVQKLFTKSHSLEGPSKGSVNGGKASPDNTQTMRYSKRSKSKERRAEPKARSNASPAWWSSDDNLDGDMCIYHTPSGVMTMGRCPDRSASQYFVEAYNTISEQAVKASRGNNDVKCSTCANLPVNLDAPLLKKSAWSSTLTVSRAREVYQKASVNVDQALVKAESCQQERSCQYLQVPQDEWSGYTPRGKDDEIPCRRMRSGSYIKAMGDEDSGDSDTSPKPSPKVAARRESYLKATQPSLTELTTLKISNEHSPKLQIRSHSYLRAVSEVSINRSLDSLDPAGLLTSPKFRSRNESYMRAMSTISQVSEMEVNGQFESVCESVFSELESQAVEALDLPMPGCFRMRSHSYVRAIEKGCSQDDECVSLRSSSPPRTTTTVRTIQSSTGE